GGCCGCTGCTGTATGCAGAAGAAGAGGGCGAAGTGTTCCTCGGTCGTTCTGTAGCAAAAGCTAAGCATATGTCTGATGAAACGGCTCGCATTATCGATCAGGAAGTGAAATCCCTTATCGAAACTAACTACCAGCGTGCACGCCAGATTCTCAACGAGAATATGGATATCCTGCACTCAATGAAAGATGCGTTGATGAAGTATGAAACCATCGATGCACCGCAAATTGACGATCTGATGGCACGTCGCGAAGTGCGTCCGCCAGCAGGCTGGGAAGATCCGGGTGCCAGCGGTAATTCAGATAACAACGGCACGCCGAAAGCGCCGCGCCCTGTTGATGACCCGCGTACGCCAAACCCAGGCAACACGATGTCTGAACAATATAACAAATAGCCCTTGCTGATTTGTTATCATGAAACCCCGGCTGGTCCGGGGTTTTTTTCATTCTTTTTTCAACGGTTGCCGCAAGGAGAAGACGCAAATGAAGCTGTTTGCACGCGATTCCCATCTCGATTTATCCTTTCCCCATGTGATGGGCATTCTCAATGTGACGCCTGATTCATTCTCTGATGGTGGCCAACACAACACGCTGGTTGCTGCGCTAACGCACGTTAACGAGATGGTTAATGCAGGCGCAACGATTATTGATGTCGGTGGCGAATCAACGCGGCCGGGCGCTGATACGGTGAGCGTGCAGGAAGAACTTGACCGTGTCATACCGGTGATCGAAGCGATCGCACAACGATTTGAGGTATGGATTTCGGTGGATACGTCAAAACACGAAGTCATCACCGCCGCTGCACAGGCCGGCACGCACATTATCAATGACATTCGCTCACTGAGTGAAGCCGGTGCGCTGGAAGCCGCAGCGGCAACGGGTTTGCCGGTTTGTTTAATGCATATGCAGGGTGACCCGCAAACGATGCAGCAGGCACCGCAATATCAAAATGTGATAGCCGAAGTCGATAGCTGGTTTACTGCTCAAATCGCCAGATGCGAAACAGCCGGCATTAAAAAGAGCAACTTGTTGCTCGACCCCGGCTTCGGTTTCGGTAAAAATCTCAGCCACAATTATCAGCTACTGGCACAGCTAGGCCATTTTCATCACTTTGAACTGCCGCTATTGGTCGGCATGTCGCGCAAATCGATGATCGGGCAGCTGCTGAATGTCGGCCCTTCACAGCGTTTAACCGGTAGCCTGACGTGTGCGGTCATCGCCGCGATGCAGGGCGCGCAGATCGTTCGCGTTCATGATGTAAAAGAAACCGTAGAGGCGATGAGAGTCGTCGAAGCGACACGGAGAGCAGAGGAACAACAGGCATGAGCAATCGTAAATATTTCGGCACCGATGGCATTCGCGGCAAAGTAGGCGAAATGCCAATTACGCCAGATTTCGTTCTGAAGCTGGGCTGGGCGGCCGGTAAAGTGCTGGCACGGCATGGCTCCAAAAAAATCATCATTGGCAAAGATACGCGTATTTCAGGCTATATGCTGGAGTCCGCGCTGGAAGCCGGTTTGGCAGCAGCAGGTCTTTCGGCGGCGTTTACCGGCCCAATGCCAACGCCGGCCATTGCTTATCTGACTCGTACATTCCGTGCTGAAGCGGGCATCGTTATCTCGGCATCGCATAATCCGTTTGATGATAACGGTATTAAGTTCTTCTCTGCTGAAGGCACCAAGCTGCCCGATGATGTGGAAGAAGCGATTGAGCTGGAGATGGAAAAGCCGCTGACCTGCGTCGAATCAGCCGAGTTGGGACGCGCCAGCCGTATTGTGGACGCAGCGGGCCGTTATATCGAATTTTGTAAAGGCACTTTTCCCAGCGAACTGAACCTTAACGGTCTGAAGATCGTAGTGGATTGTGCTAACGGTGCGACCTACCATATTGCTCCGAATGTGTTGCGTGAGCTGGGCGCCACGGTGATTTCCATTGCCACTCAGCCAGACGGCATGAATATCAACAAAGAGTGCGGTGCCACAGACTTACGGATGTTGCAAGAACGCGTTGTCGCTGAAAAGGCCGATCTGGGCCTGGCCTACGATGGCGACGGTGATCGCATCATGATGGTTGATCACCTTGGCGAGAAAGTAGACGGCGACCAGATTCTCTACATTATCGCGCGTGAAGGCCTGCGTCAGGGGCAACTGCGTGGCGGCGTGGTTGGCACATTGATGAGCAATATGGGCCTGGAGTTGGCGTTAAAGCAGCTCGGCATTCCATTTGTTCGTGCAAAAGTTGGCGATCGCTATGTGCTGGAGAAAATGCAGGAGAAAGGCTGGCGTCTGGGTGCGGAAAACTCTGGGCACGTCATTTTGCTGGACAAAACCACCACCGGTGACGGCATCGTGGCTGGCCTGCAAGTGCTCACTGCCATTGTGCGCAATCATATGAGCCTGCACGATCTTTGCAGCGGCATGAAATTGTTGCCGCAGATTCTGGTCAACGTGCGTTTCTCGGGCGAAAGCGACCCGCTGGAAGAAGCATCAGTTAAAGCCGTTACCGCAGAAGTTGAGAAAGAACTGGCGGGAAGAGGGCGCGTATTGCTGCGTAAATCGGGCACTGAGCCGCTCATCCGCGTGATGGTTGAAGGTGAAAACGAGCAACAGGTTACCGCGCTGGCCAATCGCATCGCCGATGCGGTTAAAGCCATATAAGTGCAGCTTTTGGCTTAATGAAATACCGCCCGCCTGACGTGCGGTATTCTCTGTTTTGCCAGGGTGTTTGAGCTACGTAATCATCGCTGGCACTGTGGTAAGTATGCGTGTGGATGATCCAACATGATGGCTGGTTGAGTTATTGCTTAACTCCCGGTAAAAAGCGGCGTTTTGCCGCTTAAATCATCAGGATGGCGTTTTTTTCTGCAATCAGCATGCGCGATTGAAATTGCACTTGCGAAGGTGAGCACCTTTGGTTAGTATTCACACCCGCTTCAGATGGGTGATGACGAGAT
The sequence above is drawn from the Duffyella gerundensis genome and encodes:
- the folP gene encoding dihydropteroate synthase, which produces MKLFARDSHLDLSFPHVMGILNVTPDSFSDGGQHNTLVAALTHVNEMVNAGATIIDVGGESTRPGADTVSVQEELDRVIPVIEAIAQRFEVWISVDTSKHEVITAAAQAGTHIINDIRSLSEAGALEAAAATGLPVCLMHMQGDPQTMQQAPQYQNVIAEVDSWFTAQIARCETAGIKKSNLLLDPGFGFGKNLSHNYQLLAQLGHFHHFELPLLVGMSRKSMIGQLLNVGPSQRLTGSLTCAVIAAMQGAQIVRVHDVKETVEAMRVVEATRRAEEQQA
- the glmM gene encoding phosphoglucosamine mutase, which codes for MSNRKYFGTDGIRGKVGEMPITPDFVLKLGWAAGKVLARHGSKKIIIGKDTRISGYMLESALEAGLAAAGLSAAFTGPMPTPAIAYLTRTFRAEAGIVISASHNPFDDNGIKFFSAEGTKLPDDVEEAIELEMEKPLTCVESAELGRASRIVDAAGRYIEFCKGTFPSELNLNGLKIVVDCANGATYHIAPNVLRELGATVISIATQPDGMNINKECGATDLRMLQERVVAEKADLGLAYDGDGDRIMMVDHLGEKVDGDQILYIIAREGLRQGQLRGGVVGTLMSNMGLELALKQLGIPFVRAKVGDRYVLEKMQEKGWRLGAENSGHVILLDKTTTGDGIVAGLQVLTAIVRNHMSLHDLCSGMKLLPQILVNVRFSGESDPLEEASVKAVTAEVEKELAGRGRVLLRKSGTEPLIRVMVEGENEQQVTALANRIADAVKAI